From Mycoplasmopsis gallinacea, the proteins below share one genomic window:
- a CDS encoding cysteine hydrolase family protein, giving the protein MIKKATIVIDMINGFTHQGALYDPNIENLTPKIANFLAKKPDNKDIFFVCDAHSEYDLEMQVYPIHCLKGTYESEIDNQLQEFVLEQNIVYKTTTNGFWDFPVKKLQKYDAIEVVGCCTDICILQFCLTLKTFFNKLGDDIKIIVYSDLVDTFDSPTHNREKMHNNALELMKNAGIEVV; this is encoded by the coding sequence ATGATTAAAAAGGCAACGATAGTAATTGATATGATTAATGGTTTTACCCATCAGGGTGCTTTATATGATCCAAACATCGAAAATTTAACACCGAAAATTGCTAATTTTCTTGCCAAAAAACCAGATAATAAAGACATTTTCTTTGTTTGTGATGCCCATTCTGAATATGATTTAGAAATGCAAGTTTATCCAATTCACTGCTTAAAAGGAACTTACGAAAGTGAAATTGACAATCAGCTTCAAGAATTTGTTTTAGAACAAAATATTGTTTATAAAACTACTACTAATGGTTTTTGAGATTTTCCAGTCAAAAAATTACAAAAATATGATGCTATTGAAGTAGTTGGTTGCTGCACTGATATTTGCATTTTACAATTTTGCTTAACCCTTAAAACATTTTTTAATAAACTTGGTGATGATATCAAAATCATTGTTTATAGCGATCTTGTAGATACATTTGATTCTCCAACTCACAATCGAGAAAAAATGCATAATAACGCCTTAGAATTAATGAAAAATGCTGGAATTGAGGTTGTTTAA
- the mutM gene encoding DNA-formamidopyrimidine glycosylase, which produces MPEFPEVTVVRKSLQNLIENKKIIKVEVVKDKFIKNATEEEFKKFLTGKKITNIDNIGKFIVFSFDDNSRMISHLRMEGKYYVRDLKVIENRYYKHDYIYFFLDDNSVLAYNDTRMFGSFEIIPKEDQRPLEEIKNLAKLPGEVDVEELHRKLQKRNKSIKSILLDQSLVLGIGNIYADEALFASKIYPMQKCNTISLEKLKELLTNAHEIMDTSLKLGGSSVRTYASVNGTSGSYQELLKVYGKADQLCSRCKKTAIIKVKLDFKPNGRGTSYCPNCQKEQND; this is translated from the coding sequence ATGCCAGAATTTCCAGAAGTTACAGTAGTGAGAAAATCACTACAAAATCTTATTGAAAATAAAAAAATTATTAAAGTAGAAGTAGTTAAAGATAAATTTATTAAAAACGCTACTGAAGAAGAATTTAAGAAGTTTCTTACAGGTAAAAAAATTACCAATATTGACAATATTGGTAAGTTTATTGTATTTTCTTTTGATGATAATTCAAGAATGATTTCGCATTTAAGAATGGAAGGGAAATACTACGTTCGAGATTTAAAAGTGATTGAAAATCGATACTACAAGCATGATTATATTTACTTTTTCTTAGATGATAATTCAGTTCTTGCTTACAACGACACAAGAATGTTTGGATCATTTGAAATTATTCCAAAAGAAGATCAAAGACCGCTTGAAGAAATTAAAAATTTAGCTAAATTACCAGGAGAAGTAGATGTTGAAGAATTGCATAGAAAACTTCAAAAACGTAATAAAAGCATCAAGTCAATCTTGCTCGATCAAAGCCTAGTGCTTGGAATTGGTAATATTTATGCTGATGAAGCTCTTTTTGCTTCAAAAATTTATCCAATGCAAAAATGCAACACTATCTCACTTGAGAAGTTAAAAGAGTTGCTTACTAATGCTCATGAAATTATGGACACTTCCTTAAAATTGGGTGGAAGTAGCGTTAGAACTTATGCTTCAGTTAATGGGACAAGCGGTTCATATCAAGAGTTGCTTAAAGTATATGGAAAAGCAGATCAGCTTTGCTCAAGATGCAAAAAGACTGCTATTATCAAGGTGAAATTAGATTTTAAACCAAACGGAAGAGGAACTAGTTACTGTCCAAATTGTCAAAAGGAACAAAATGATTAA
- a CDS encoding DUF4011 domain-containing protein produces MDNYGKKIKENIKEWKANLLDLTLRNKALNFKGNKQGIEFKYEDLNLILDVLFDDKKLKLNPTRKQEKNWIETFDNLLEMDNSQSTAGSKGTTIDVDLTKSDLNVTFSSMYRKQELFNTEYSIDISYLTVGMLSWKPDQEDDRLLDSPLVFIPVKFDKNKNKDCFVSLKDSDLMLNDSLIQKILFEKGVDLSYEFDSEESINERIEKYFAFVQEKLPSYTIKRELWISLFQFSNIFIYKDLETNEEKLIQDQLVASLFDDEKLDMSPVEVSKEELDLKIGEDGYYHLLESDSSQEKAIHIALKGKSFVLQGPPGTGKSQIIVNILTEFISRGKSVLFVAEKKAALDVVYNKLEELNLANWVARLHSIEKTNKKEFLQQLSDNLTLREKNQKVVSERYTDKQKENYKENLKKLNSYFKKISYLLWEEKTLYDILNCYILLKETPIIEWPWNYDFSLLENASYQKILEQLNHLEKLVKIGYDYTIFNNLKITELLPVEQIKFKNLISEFLEVTKTYPETYLEKLLNTFLFEQKIYHKNPNYLQINNPNNLAFLKTISENIKIFIDNQDILEKFSDPSSLLKFNLEEFNYFYENKGFKKWFCFGKLGQTKKKIISLLKDKKEFKIIAEKAHKAINSFNKFITLHNEWGMDQFVFFQNNVDALINKLDNYLSNSMDLNGTRDEKLFNLLLELQNYFIYESPINVSTFMSKISAQFNNIDNIDTYIEYNQLRKEITQSEIDQFVKRVHITNLNHSSLIDLFNKSIYHLILKNEFYKLNNEIPDLNYIQNQFRENFERIKELASELINDNLLQKLPSSGSIYENNVEFQFLKKEINKKTRHSSIKQMFEKMPNLIYNLKPILMMSPLSVAAFFKNNDKKFDLVIFDEASQIKVETAISSILRGKQAILVGDREQLPPTNFFNKSMDNAENEEDEEQELEHESSSRDYESILDFVSTKWFDLSLEWHYRSKFDELILPSNKEIYQDKLIAFPNNTLPQKYQGITLVKIDDGIYTNSKNEKEAQKVIEVLDDLLRSNPNANSVGIIAFNSQQQSLIEKKINVYLNENPAFLDRLVFNAKEKLFVKNIENVQGDERDFIIISSVIGPNERGTVARNIGAVSLKGGYRRLNVCFTRAKVGSILITSVNPEDIDVSNASNPRGWLFFKDYLNFAKNKHIQNDFSSLDEKSKEFKISFVKELSELINSWGFETKIKVGISNFKVDIGVFSKKDPNKFICAIECDGDSYKYSKSTKDREYVRKKVLESKGWNVYRIWASNWFRNKKDETKKLHDAILRFENNQPAPEVQYQVSKEEKFEPKIAKYQTKIENNNIDIFPKMLTNKEIIDRLVLENGKNILYQTFNANLVDKLVEYLQPVKSSTISNILNYKKTSVDRYLNDKYNARKINRDYEDFFFFDFNSIFFKDRRYNIDWAKFTIAQISYLEVAQMLYKLIKDITLVDHNRLFKLYLEFLGFKNAGEKIKAKFDEAIELLIKTRKIEKVHQDDVVMYKIP; encoded by the coding sequence ATGGATAACTACGGTAAAAAAATTAAAGAAAATATAAAGGAATGAAAGGCTAATTTATTAGACTTAACCCTTAGAAATAAAGCTTTAAATTTTAAAGGTAATAAACAAGGAATTGAGTTTAAATATGAAGATTTAAATTTAATTTTAGACGTGCTTTTTGATGATAAAAAGCTTAAATTAAATCCAACTCGAAAACAAGAAAAAAATTGAATTGAAACTTTTGATAATCTTCTTGAAATGGATAACAGTCAATCTACTGCAGGTAGCAAAGGAACTACAATTGATGTTGATTTAACAAAAAGCGATTTAAATGTAACTTTTTCTTCAATGTATAGAAAGCAAGAGCTTTTTAACACTGAATACTCAATTGATATTTCATATTTAACAGTTGGTATGCTTTCGTGAAAGCCAGATCAAGAAGATGATAGACTTCTTGATTCTCCACTTGTTTTTATCCCTGTTAAATTTGATAAAAACAAAAACAAAGATTGCTTTGTATCGCTTAAAGATAGTGATTTAATGCTTAATGATAGTTTAATTCAAAAAATCCTTTTTGAAAAAGGAGTAGATTTAAGCTATGAATTTGATTCTGAAGAATCAATTAATGAAAGAATTGAAAAGTACTTTGCTTTTGTGCAAGAAAAACTTCCTAGTTATACTATTAAAAGAGAACTTTGAATTAGTTTGTTCCAATTCTCAAACATTTTCATTTATAAAGACTTAGAAACAAATGAAGAAAAATTAATTCAAGATCAGCTTGTTGCTTCACTTTTTGATGATGAAAAACTTGATATGTCACCAGTTGAAGTTTCAAAAGAAGAATTAGACCTTAAAATTGGTGAAGATGGATATTACCATCTTCTTGAAAGTGATAGCTCACAAGAAAAAGCTATTCACATTGCGTTAAAAGGTAAAAGTTTCGTGCTTCAAGGTCCTCCAGGAACTGGTAAAAGTCAAATTATTGTTAACATTTTAACTGAGTTTATTTCTCGTGGTAAATCTGTGCTTTTTGTAGCTGAGAAAAAAGCTGCTCTTGATGTTGTATACAACAAATTAGAAGAATTAAACTTAGCTAACTGAGTTGCAAGGCTTCATTCAATTGAAAAAACAAATAAAAAAGAATTCTTGCAACAATTAAGTGACAACCTTACATTAAGAGAAAAAAATCAAAAAGTAGTTTCGGAAAGATATACAGATAAACAAAAAGAAAATTACAAAGAAAACCTTAAAAAGCTTAATTCTTACTTTAAGAAAATTAGTTACCTTCTTTGAGAAGAAAAAACTTTATATGACATTTTAAATTGCTACATTTTATTAAAAGAAACTCCAATAATTGAATGACCTTGAAATTATGACTTTTCTCTTCTTGAAAATGCTAGCTATCAAAAAATTCTCGAGCAATTAAATCACCTTGAAAAGCTTGTGAAAATTGGTTACGACTACACTATTTTTAACAACTTAAAAATCACAGAGCTCCTTCCAGTTGAACAAATTAAATTTAAAAACTTAATATCCGAGTTTCTTGAAGTAACTAAAACTTACCCAGAGACATACTTAGAAAAATTGCTTAACACTTTCTTATTTGAGCAAAAAATTTATCATAAAAATCCAAATTACTTGCAAATTAATAACCCAAATAACTTAGCATTTTTAAAAACTATTTCTGAAAATATAAAAATCTTTATTGATAATCAAGATATTTTAGAAAAATTCAGCGATCCTTCAAGTTTATTGAAATTTAACTTAGAAGAATTTAACTATTTTTATGAAAATAAAGGGTTTAAAAAATGATTCTGCTTTGGAAAACTGGGTCAAACTAAGAAAAAAATAATTTCGCTTTTAAAAGATAAAAAAGAATTCAAAATTATTGCTGAAAAAGCTCATAAAGCGATTAATTCATTTAATAAATTTATTACCTTGCACAATGAATGAGGAATGGATCAATTTGTCTTTTTCCAAAATAATGTAGATGCTTTAATTAATAAATTAGATAACTATTTATCTAATTCAATGGACTTAAATGGAACTAGAGACGAAAAACTTTTCAACTTATTATTAGAGCTTCAAAATTACTTTATTTATGAATCACCAATTAATGTTTCTACATTTATGTCCAAAATTAGTGCCCAATTTAACAATATTGACAACATTGATACATATATTGAATACAACCAATTACGTAAAGAAATTACTCAAAGTGAAATTGATCAATTCGTTAAACGTGTTCATATTACTAATTTAAATCATAGCTCGCTTATTGATTTATTTAACAAGTCAATTTACCATTTAATCCTTAAAAATGAGTTCTATAAATTAAATAATGAAATTCCAGATTTAAATTACATTCAAAATCAATTTAGAGAAAATTTTGAAAGAATTAAAGAACTTGCTTCTGAATTAATTAACGATAATTTACTTCAAAAATTACCTTCTAGTGGTTCAATTTACGAAAATAACGTTGAATTCCAGTTCCTTAAAAAGGAAATTAATAAAAAAACTAGACATTCTTCAATCAAGCAAATGTTTGAGAAGATGCCAAATTTAATTTACAACTTAAAACCAATTTTAATGATGTCACCACTTTCTGTTGCTGCTTTTTTCAAAAACAATGACAAAAAATTTGATTTAGTTATTTTCGATGAGGCATCTCAAATTAAAGTAGAAACTGCTATTTCTTCAATTTTAAGAGGTAAACAAGCTATTTTAGTTGGCGATCGTGAGCAACTTCCACCTACTAACTTCTTTAATAAATCGATGGATAATGCTGAAAATGAAGAAGATGAAGAACAAGAATTAGAACACGAAAGCTCAAGTAGAGATTATGAGTCAATTTTAGACTTTGTTTCTACCAAATGATTTGATCTTTCACTTGAATGACACTACCGTTCTAAATTTGATGAATTAATTCTTCCTTCAAATAAAGAAATTTATCAAGATAAGCTTATTGCTTTCCCAAATAATACCTTGCCTCAAAAATACCAAGGAATTACGCTTGTAAAAATCGATGATGGAATTTATACAAATTCTAAAAATGAAAAAGAAGCTCAAAAAGTTATCGAAGTTTTAGATGATCTTTTAAGAAGTAATCCTAATGCAAATTCAGTTGGAATTATTGCTTTTAATAGTCAGCAACAATCCCTTATTGAGAAAAAAATTAATGTTTATTTAAATGAAAACCCTGCATTTTTAGATAGATTAGTATTTAACGCTAAGGAAAAACTATTTGTTAAAAACATCGAAAATGTTCAAGGAGACGAAAGAGACTTTATTATCATCAGCTCCGTAATTGGTCCAAACGAAAGAGGAACTGTAGCAAGAAATATTGGTGCAGTTAGCTTAAAAGGTGGTTATAGAAGGTTAAATGTTTGCTTTACCAGAGCAAAGGTTGGGTCAATTTTAATTACTTCTGTTAACCCTGAAGATATTGATGTTTCAAATGCTTCCAACCCAAGAGGATGATTATTCTTCAAAGATTACTTAAATTTTGCTAAAAACAAACACATTCAAAATGATTTTTCTTCATTAGATGAAAAAAGCAAAGAATTTAAAATTTCATTTGTAAAAGAACTTAGTGAACTTATTAATTCTTGAGGATTTGAAACCAAAATTAAAGTAGGTATTTCAAACTTCAAAGTTGATATCGGGGTATTTAGTAAAAAAGATCCTAATAAATTTATTTGCGCTATCGAATGTGACGGAGATAGCTATAAATACTCAAAATCAACTAAAGATAGGGAGTATGTACGTAAGAAAGTTTTAGAATCAAAAGGATGAAATGTTTACCGTATTTGAGCATCTAATTGATTTAGAAACAAAAAAGACGAAACTAAAAAACTTCATGATGCAATTTTAAGATTCGAAAATAATCAACCTGCTCCCGAAGTGCAATACCAAGTTTCAAAAGAAGAAAAATTCGAACCAAAAATTGCAAAATATCAAACTAAAATTGAAAATAATAATATTGACATTTTTCCTAAAATGCTCACAAATAAAGAAATTATTGATCGTTTAGTCCTTGAAAATGGAAAAAATATTTTATATCAAACGTTTAATGCTAATTTAGTTGATAAATTAGTTGAGTACCTTCAACCAGTAAAAAGCAGCACCATTTCAAACATTTTAAATTACAAAAAAACTTCTGTTGATCGTTATTTAAATGATAAATATAATGCTCGCAAAATTAATCGTGATTATGAAGATTTCTTCTTCTTTGATTTTAACAGCATTTTCTTTAAAGATCGTAGATATAACATTGATTGAGCTAAATTTACTATTGCACAGATTTCTTACTTAGAAGTAGCTCAAATGCTTTATAAATTAATTAAAGACATTACTTTAGTTGATCATAATCGTTTATTTAAGCTTTACCTTGAATTTCTAGGGTTTAAAAATGCCGGCGAAAAGATTAAAGCTAAATTTGATGAAGCTATTGAATTACTTATTAAAACTCGCAAAATTGAAAAAGTTCATCAAGATGATGTTGTAATGTACAAAATACCTTAA
- a CDS encoding ECF transporter S component, whose amino-acid sequence MIGFAFTSMIFALPIYLVWVSFFEGGKELTWHHYATLGSLITSMVVLYLFSVGLSIFTTYKLRMYLSKVESNAQYKKSFIFGYLTSPVFLLSIIYHVIYLIPTVADHAPEGDSVNEKEAEADLENDDKDETSRNSRSEIKDIEETSEKNLPNKTSFIKRILNSNLLRLNTFEIALSGILLGIFLIVSVITHYTYLGKIGLNFEYIFYIIFAFFFRYFKGAFLAFIGDFISLMFQGAGIASWHWVYAIVPVLIVIVSSLFFDLVRINKKHALILGNIFVIASFSAIITVVFKQIAKKGGSPLKISSIFSFKTIDVTTLYILIALAIVIVIGTIFVSIYSIWKNKPRLSYFAIAFIIVTIVVVIGRWLWGPYAYIQYKQFWLKDPLINLWDRYVTIMLPIIIKGLIVIPIYSIILGSLIFPMTYLYNRYIAKNKINAY is encoded by the coding sequence ATGATTGGATTTGCATTTACATCTATGATTTTCGCATTACCAATTTACTTGGTATGAGTTTCATTTTTTGAAGGAGGGAAAGAATTAACTTGACACCATTATGCAACATTAGGTTCATTAATTACATCAATGGTGGTTCTTTATTTATTTTCAGTTGGTTTAAGTATTTTTACAACATACAAATTGAGAATGTACTTAAGTAAGGTCGAAAGTAATGCACAATACAAAAAAAGCTTTATTTTCGGATATCTTACAAGCCCTGTTTTTCTTTTAAGTATTATTTATCACGTTATCTATTTAATTCCAACAGTTGCAGATCATGCACCTGAAGGCGATTCGGTTAACGAAAAAGAAGCTGAAGCTGATTTAGAAAACGATGATAAAGACGAAACATCGAGGAACAGCCGAAGCGAAATAAAAGATATAGAAGAAACAAGTGAAAAAAATTTACCAAACAAAACATCATTTATTAAAAGAATTTTAAATAGTAATTTATTAAGATTGAATACTTTTGAAATTGCATTAAGTGGTATACTGCTTGGTATTTTTTTAATCGTTTCCGTAATTACTCATTACACATATTTAGGGAAAATTGGCCTTAATTTTGAATACATTTTTTACATAATTTTTGCCTTTTTCTTTAGATATTTCAAAGGAGCTTTCTTAGCTTTTATAGGTGATTTTATTTCACTTATGTTTCAAGGAGCTGGGATTGCGTCATGACACTGAGTTTATGCAATTGTTCCAGTATTAATTGTTATTGTAAGTTCTTTATTCTTTGATTTAGTTAGAATTAATAAAAAACACGCATTAATACTTGGAAATATCTTTGTTATCGCTTCATTTAGTGCAATTATTACAGTAGTTTTCAAACAAATTGCCAAAAAAGGTGGAAGTCCACTAAAAATTAGTAGTATTTTCTCATTTAAAACAATTGATGTCACTACTTTATATATTTTAATAGCATTAGCAATTGTGATTGTAATTGGAACAATTTTTGTTTCAATATACTCAATTTGAAAAAATAAACCTAGACTTTCTTACTTTGCTATTGCTTTTATTATAGTAACAATTGTAGTCGTTATTGGAAGATGATTATGAGGTCCATATGCTTACATTCAATACAAACAATTTTGATTAAAAGATCCTCTTATCAATCTTTGAGATAGATATGTCACAATAATGCTCCCAATTATTATTAAAGGGCTAATAGTTATACCTATTTACTCTATAATTTTAGGTTCATTAATTTTCCCAATGACATACTTATATAACAGATACATAGCTAAAAACAAAATCAATGCTTATTAA
- a CDS encoding large conductance mechanosensitive channel protein MscL, whose product MRKNNLLTTSAKDAAKVLKKGNVFMLAIGLLLGTVFNAVVASFANDILMNAIKTHFMPNATLDTWEVSGMLLGKFLGTLIQFAIVTIFLFVVLVGYFMISNAYKAHKAKNQPVVEPAPAVPTTEQLILEELKNLNKNLENK is encoded by the coding sequence ATGAGAAAAAACAATTTATTAACAACATCTGCTAAAGATGCTGCTAAAGTTCTTAAAAAAGGTAATGTGTTCATGCTTGCAATCGGGCTTTTACTTGGAACAGTATTTAATGCTGTTGTAGCCTCATTTGCAAACGACATTTTAATGAATGCAATCAAAACACATTTCATGCCTAATGCAACATTAGACACTTGAGAAGTTTCAGGAATGCTTTTAGGAAAATTCCTTGGAACATTAATCCAATTTGCTATTGTTACAATTTTCTTATTTGTAGTGCTTGTTGGATACTTCATGATTTCTAATGCTTACAAGGCACACAAAGCTAAAAATCAACCAGTTGTTGAACCAGCTCCTGCTGTTCCAACAACAGAACAACTTATCTTAGAAGAACTTAAAAACCTTAATAAAAACCTTGAAAATAAGTAA
- the upp gene encoding uracil phosphoribosyltransferase: MLKIINHPLIDIKLTKMRDKNTNHVDFRQNLKEIGSLMVYEIMRDYQSKKVKVTTPLEQEFSGFDFDSEIVIVPILRAGLGMVDGLLELIPQARVGHIGLYRDETTLKPVEYFYKMPNVSKDSKIIVVDPMLATGNSAADAIASLQKNGFNDIDLVCLVGVREGVDNIENKFGKDFRIFLASLDEKLNSHGYIEPGLGDAGDRIFGTK; the protein is encoded by the coding sequence ATGTTAAAAATAATTAATCACCCACTCATTGATATCAAATTAACTAAAATGAGAGATAAAAACACTAATCACGTAGATTTTAGACAGAATCTTAAAGAAATTGGTTCACTAATGGTGTATGAAATTATGCGTGATTACCAAAGTAAAAAAGTCAAAGTTACCACGCCACTTGAACAAGAATTTAGTGGATTTGACTTTGATTCAGAAATTGTGATTGTCCCAATTTTAAGAGCTGGTTTAGGTATGGTTGATGGACTTTTAGAACTTATTCCACAAGCTAGAGTGGGGCACATTGGTTTATACCGTGATGAAACTACTTTAAAACCAGTTGAATATTTTTACAAAATGCCTAATGTTTCAAAAGATTCAAAAATTATTGTGGTCGACCCTATGCTCGCTACAGGTAATTCAGCAGCTGATGCAATTGCTTCACTCCAAAAAAATGGATTTAATGACATCGATTTAGTTTGTCTTGTTGGGGTAAGAGAAGGCGTTGACAATATTGAAAATAAATTTGGAAAAGATTTTAGAATTTTTCTTGCTTCACTTGATGAAAAATTAAATAGTCATGGTTACATTGAACCTGGTTTAGGGGATGCAGGTGACCGTATTTTTGGAACAAAATAA
- a CDS encoding MPN527 family putative ECF transporter permease subunit: MTNTNQKNVSNIIAKITYAAITLAIALIFNFISSYLNIFNFLQINLTLIPIFIASYILSWRWALLVSAIRFLISPLLFNYSNMLAVEYLGNLIIFLSHTFFISFYYLCYKLICKRKWDPHLKFLLSSLFSVPLTIILLTFLNTYIFNVIYFFMLGFLDKLSLTDLIRDYPMKFKAFFFNISTYQAGSWSLYSAFNIINLSINVFVISLFVLLDRKTKIFSNIKYRIHELQY, translated from the coding sequence ATGACTAATACAAATCAAAAAAATGTTTCAAATATAATTGCAAAAATTACATATGCAGCTATAACTTTAGCAATTGCATTGATTTTTAATTTTATAAGCTCATATTTAAATATTTTTAATTTTCTTCAGATCAATTTAACACTAATCCCTATTTTCATTGCTTCATATATTCTTTCATGAAGATGGGCACTTCTTGTTTCAGCAATTAGATTTTTAATTTCACCTTTACTTTTCAATTATTCAAATATGCTTGCAGTTGAATACCTAGGAAATTTGATCATTTTTTTGAGTCATACGTTTTTTATAAGTTTTTATTATTTATGCTATAAGTTAATTTGCAAAAGAAAGTGAGATCCACATCTTAAATTTCTACTTTCATCTCTTTTTTCAGTTCCATTAACAATTATTTTGCTTACTTTCTTAAATACATACATATTTAACGTTATATACTTTTTCATGCTTGGATTTTTAGATAAACTTAGCCTTACTGATTTAATTAGAGATTATCCAATGAAATTTAAAGCATTCTTTTTTAACATTAGTACCTACCAAGCGGGTTCTTGAAGCCTTTATAGTGCTTTTAACATTATCAACTTATCCATTAATGTTTTTGTAATCTCACTTTTTGTGCTACTAGATCGGAAAACAAAAATTTTCTCAAACATTAAATACAGAATACATGAATTACAATATTAG